The Calypte anna isolate BGI_N300 chromosome 23, bCalAnn1_v1.p, whole genome shotgun sequence genome has a segment encoding these proteins:
- the CD164L2 gene encoding CD164 sialomucin-like 2 protein isoform X1, whose protein sequence is MAPPCGGAMLCALLCALLCAPTRAGGCRELRSCETCTASTASHNSSGCVWVGCGTPEEPGAGSCMQRGVAARETCELYNTSTLCPAALKSPTEEPPRSHSKEPTHPPRTTTSAPLTGSPEFHPPGFDTASFIGGIVLVLSVQAVVFFIIKFIKSKDSTYQTLI, encoded by the exons ATGGCCCCTCCGTGCGGCGGGGCGATGCTCTGCGCGCTTCTGTGCGCGCTCCTGTGCGCGCCCACCCGCGCAG GGGGATGCAGGGAGCTGAGGTCCTGTGAGACGTGCACGGCCAGCACCGCCTCGCACAACAGCAGCGGCTGCGTCTGGGTGGGCTGCGGGACCCCCGAGGAGCCAG gggcagggagctgcatGCAGAGAGGGGTGGCAGCACGGGAGACCTGTGAGCTCTACAACACCAGCACCCTGTGTCCAG cagcactgaagtcCCCCACAGAAGAGCCCCCACGGTCCCATAGCAAGGAGCCAACGCACCCCCCGA GGACCACCACCAGTGCCCCGTTAACGGGGAGCCCCGAATTCCACCCCCCGGGGTTTGACACTGCCAGCTTCATCGGTGGCATCGTCCTGGTGCTGAGTGTCCAGGCTGTTGTCTTCTTCATCATCAAGTTCATCAAGTCAAAGGACAGCACCTACCAAACACT GATCTGA
- the GPR3 gene encoding G-protein coupled receptor 3, with product MIEDGPPSSSHGRFAAQNGTSSSLDLESVVQPLALNPWDVVLCISGTIISCENAIVVVVIFYTPAFRAPTFLLIGSLATADLLAGLGLILHFAFVYLVPSEAVSLLTVGLLVTSFTASISSLLTITIDRYLSLYNALTYYSERTVTRTYIMLILTWGGSICLGLLPIMGWNCLEEPSSCSIVKPLMKNHLIILSISFFMVFGVMLQLYVQICKIVCRHAHQIAVQRHFLATSHYVTTRKGIATLALILGTFASCWLPFTIYCLLGDYTYPALYTYLTLLPATYNSMINPIIYAFRNQEIQKVLWAICCCCFSSAVPFRSRSPSDV from the coding sequence ATGATAGAGGATGGgccccccagctccagccacgGCCGCTTCGCCGCCCAGAACGGGACCAGCAGCTCCTTGGACCTGGAATCTGTGGTTCAACCCTTGGCTTTGAACCCGTGGGACGTTGTCCTCTGCATCTCTGGCACCATCATCTCCTGCGAGAACGCCATCGTGGTGGTGGTCATCTTCTACACCCCGGCTTTCCGGGCTCCCACGTTCCTCCTCATCGGCAGCTTGGCCACCGCAGACCTCCTGGCAGGGTTGGGGTTGAtcttgcattttgcttttgtctACTTGGTCCCCTCGGAGGCAGTCAGCCTGCTGACAGTGGGGCTGCTGGTCACCTCCTTCACCGCCAGCATCAGCAGCTTGTTGACCATCACCATTGACCGCTACCTCTCCCTCTACAACGCCCTCACCTACTACTCGGAGAGGACGGTCACCAGGACTTACATCATGTTGATCCTCACCTGGGGAGGCTCCATCTGCCTCGGCCTCCTGCCCATCATGGGCTGGAACTGCCTGGAGGagccctcctcctgcagcatcGTCAAACCCTTGATGAAGAACCACCTCATCATCCTCTCCATCTCGTTCTTCATGGTTTTCGGGGTGATGCTCCAGCTCTACGTGCAGATCTGTAAGATTGTCTGCAGGCACGCCCACCAGATCGCCGTCCAGAGACACTTCCTGGCCACTTCCCACTACGTCACCACCCGCAAAGGCATCGCCACCTTGGCCCTCATCCTGGGCACCTTTGCTTCCTGCTGGCTGCCCTTCACCATTTACTGTCTCCTGGGGGATTACACCTACCCAGCCCTCTACACCTACCTCACCCTGCTCCCCGCCACCTACAACTCCATGATCAACCCCATCATCTACGCCTTCAGGAACCAGGAGATCCAGAAAGTGCTCTGGgccatctgctgctgctgcttctcctccgCCGTGCCCTTCCGCTCCCGCTCCCCCAGTGACGTCTGA
- the CD164L2 gene encoding CD164 sialomucin-like 2 protein isoform X2, whose translation MAPPCGGAMLCALLCALLCAPTRAGGCRELRSCETCTASTASHNSSGCVWVGCGTPEEPGAGSCMQRGVAARETCELYNTSTLCPALKSPTEEPPRSHSKEPTHPPRTTTSAPLTGSPEFHPPGFDTASFIGGIVLVLSVQAVVFFIIKFIKSKDSTYQTLI comes from the exons ATGGCCCCTCCGTGCGGCGGGGCGATGCTCTGCGCGCTTCTGTGCGCGCTCCTGTGCGCGCCCACCCGCGCAG GGGGATGCAGGGAGCTGAGGTCCTGTGAGACGTGCACGGCCAGCACCGCCTCGCACAACAGCAGCGGCTGCGTCTGGGTGGGCTGCGGGACCCCCGAGGAGCCAG gggcagggagctgcatGCAGAGAGGGGTGGCAGCACGGGAGACCTGTGAGCTCTACAACACCAGCACCCTGTGTCCAG cactgaagtcCCCCACAGAAGAGCCCCCACGGTCCCATAGCAAGGAGCCAACGCACCCCCCGA GGACCACCACCAGTGCCCCGTTAACGGGGAGCCCCGAATTCCACCCCCCGGGGTTTGACACTGCCAGCTTCATCGGTGGCATCGTCCTGGTGCTGAGTGTCCAGGCTGTTGTCTTCTTCATCATCAAGTTCATCAAGTCAAAGGACAGCACCTACCAAACACT GATCTGA
- the TMEM222 gene encoding transmembrane protein 222 isoform X2 — MAEAEAKMKQFNGGGGGSGLDTERGRFPYCVVWTPIPVLTWLFPIIGHMGICTSTGVIRDFAGPYFVSEDNMAFGKPVKYWKLDPNKVYSTGPNAWDTAVHDASEEYKHRMHNLCCDNCHSHVALALNLMRYDNSTSWNMVKLCFFSLLYGKYVSVGGFVKTWLPFVLFLGVIVTVVLTLHLR; from the exons ATGGCGGAAGCGGAGGCGAAGATGAAGCAGTTcaatggcggcggcggcgggtcCGGGCTGGACACCGAGCGGGGCCGCTTCCCGTACTGCGTGGTCTGGACCCCGATCCCCGTCCTGAC ATGGCTTTTCCCCATCATTGGCCACATGGGCATCTGCACCTCCACTGGAGTCATCAGGGACTTTGCAGGGCCCTATTTTGTCTCA GAAGACAACATGGCATTTGGGAAGCCAGTGAA GTACTGGAAGCTGGATCCCAACAAAGTTTACTCCACAGGTCCCAATGCTTGGGACACAGCTGTGCACGATGCCTCAGAGGAGTACAAGCACCGCATG CACAACCTTTGCTGTGATAACTGCCACTCCCACGTGGCCCTGGCCTTAAATCTGATGAGATATGACAACAGCACCTCCTGGAACATGGTGAAGCTCTGCTTCTTCTCACTCCTGTATGGGAAGTATGTCAG TGTAGGGGGGTTTGTGAAGACCTGGCTTCCCTTTGTCCTCTTCTTGGGGGTGATCGTGACCGTCGTGCTGACGCTGCACCTGCGGTGA
- the TMEM222 gene encoding transmembrane protein 222 isoform X1, with translation MAEAEAKMKQFNGGGGGSGLDTERGRFPYCVVWTPIPVLTWLFPIIGHMGICTSTGVIRDFAGPYFVSEDNMAFGKPVKYWKLDPNKVYSTGPNAWDTAVHDASEEYKHRMHNLCCDNCHSHVALALNLMRYDNSTSWNMVKLCFFSLLYGKYVREDFSVLPKMHSESLALGLQPNPSSAVAITLRLLGAVSHLGSVFYGFICTRVAKAQAWSWWGKPGAGLLVTLPAPGTCKNPVECHFPPPRGNPPPAPKALVVCFFTRSGVQMETSGAVNVPCRWWGCWLGREGRVSPQSQLNTPFQPRTPGFGRWGKG, from the exons ATGGCGGAAGCGGAGGCGAAGATGAAGCAGTTcaatggcggcggcggcgggtcCGGGCTGGACACCGAGCGGGGCCGCTTCCCGTACTGCGTGGTCTGGACCCCGATCCCCGTCCTGAC ATGGCTTTTCCCCATCATTGGCCACATGGGCATCTGCACCTCCACTGGAGTCATCAGGGACTTTGCAGGGCCCTATTTTGTCTCA GAAGACAACATGGCATTTGGGAAGCCAGTGAA GTACTGGAAGCTGGATCCCAACAAAGTTTACTCCACAGGTCCCAATGCTTGGGACACAGCTGTGCACGATGCCTCAGAGGAGTACAAGCACCGCATG CACAACCTTTGCTGTGATAACTGCCACTCCCACGTGGCCCTGGCCTTAAATCTGATGAGATATGACAACAGCACCTCCTGGAACATGGTGAAGCTCTGCTTCTTCTCACTCCTGTATGGGAAGTATGTCAG GGAGGATTTCTCAGTGTTGCCAAAGATGCACTCGGAGTCGTTGGCCCTGGGGCTTCAGCCAAACCCTTCTTCTGCAGTAGCAATAACTTTGAGACTTCTTGGGGCTGTCTCACACCTCGGGTCAGTGTTTTATGGATTTATCTGTACACGTGTTGCCAAAGCTCAGGCTTGGAGTTGGTGGGGgaagccaggagcagggctgctggtcacactgcctgctcctgggactTGTAAAAACCCTGTTGAGTgccatttcccccccccccggggaaatcctcctcctgctcctaaagctttggttgtttgttttttcaccaGATCTGGGGTTCAAATGGAGACTTCTGGAGCAGTGAATGTGCCCTGCAGGTGGtgggggtgctggctggggagggagggcagagtTTCACCCCAATCCCAGCTGAACACCCCCTTCCAGCCACGGACCCCTGGCTTTGGGAGGTGGGGGAAGGGGTGA
- the SYTL1 gene encoding synaptotagmin-like protein 1, giving the protein MLASLVHARHAEHPRLQPPTSQHPPGPVPRGDPAVSPRPTMALELGTEALLDLSFLTEEEQIAITEVLRRDWQLRRREEGRISKLRKSVSDPVRLRILTGDWFCDARAQRHRHHLGSDLVRASIRRRRRPRGDTERGFSLGELEEPLAEEKEDEDGVEQEESPPLEQTQAATEPQPNPAAPALEGTPLSQPLWQGDIPVREQDSPAQPGGTEGGNPFDSSSAEEEEDEPNTTHSGPDAGQGLETPQMDQAPSGWVSPSNGHTSPGSVLTTSSSISSLSSSTLSGSLMSLYSEGELGRVAVRGCVQFSLCYDGAKKELQVHVLRCRELAEAKRQRSDPYIKTYLLPDKSNRSKRKTTVRKRSLDPIFNETLKYKLEKRDLQGRTLNLSVWHHDSLGRNLFLGEVEIALGAWDWANTRPEWFSLQPRMPISSNGLASRGNLNLALKFIPAGSEGKGLPPTGELHIWVKDAQSLVPLQSSTVDAFVQCYVLPDDSKASRQKTRVVKRSLNPLFNHTMVYDGFQAKDLAEACAEFTLWHHEAFSKRQLGGIRLSLGTGSSYGLPVGWMDSTAEERGVWGKLLQQPGHWVEALLPLRTNLVPRG; this is encoded by the exons ATGCTGGCATCACTGGTGCATGCCCGGCACGCTGAGCACCCCCGGCTGCAGCCCCCCACCTCTCAGCACCCACCTGGGCCGGTGCCCCGGGGTGACCCCGCCGTGTCCCCCCGTCCCACCAtggctctggagctggggacagaggcgCTGCTGGACCTGAGCTTCCTGACGGAGGAGGAGCAGATCGCTATCACCGAGGTGCTGCGCCGGGACTGGCAGCTCCGCCGGCGGGAGGAGGGACGCATCAG CAAACTCCGCAAGTCGGTGTCGGACCCGGTCCGGCTGAGGATCCTGACCGGGGACTGGTTCTGTGACGCACGAGCCCAGCGCCACCGGCACCATCTGGGCTCCGACCTGGTCCGAGCCTCCATCCGCCGCAGGAGGAGGCCCCGGG GGGACACGGAGCGTGGCTTCAGCCTGGGCGAGCTGGAGGAGCCgctggcagaggaaaaggaggatgaggatggtgTGGAACAGGAGGAGAG CCCCCCCCTGGAGCAGACACAAGCGGCCACGGAGCCCCAG CCcaaccctgcagcccctgctctggAGGGGACCCCACTGTCACAGCCCCTGTGGCAGGGTGACATCCCAGTGAGGGAGCAggacagcccagcccagccag GTGGCACAGAAGGTGGGAACCCCTTTGACTCCTCCagtgctgaggaagaggaggatgagccCAACACCACACACAGTGGCCCTGATGCTGGCCAG GGGCTGGAGACCCCCCAGATGGATCAGGCCCCCTCAGGCTGGGTGTCCCCATCAAATGGCCACACATCCCCAGGCAGTGTCCTGACCACCAGctcctccatctccagcctcagctcctCCACG ctgagTGGCAGCCTGATGAGCCTGTACAGTGAGGGGGAGCTGGGACGTGTGGCTGTGAGGGGCTGTGTCCAGTTCTCCCTCTGCTATGATGGGGccaagaaggagctgcaggtccACGTCTTACGGTGCCGGGAGTTGGCTGAGGCCAAGAGGCAGCGGTCGGACCC GTACATCAAGACATACCTGCTGCCCGACAAGTCCAACCGCAGCAAGCGCAAGACCACGGTGAGGAAGAGGAGTTTGGATCCCATCTTCAACGAGACCCTCAAG TACAAGCTGGAGAAAAGGGACCTGCAGGGCCGGACCCTGAACCTCTCGGTGTGGCACCACGACAGCCTGGGCAGGAACCTCTTCTTGGGGGAGGTGGAGATTGCATTGGGTGCCTGGGACTGGGCCAACACACGCCCTGAGTGGTTCAGCCTCCAGCCCCGG ATGCCCATCTCCTCCAACGGCCTCGCCAGCCGGGGCAACCTCAACTTGGCACTGAAGTTCATCCCAGCTGGCTCAGAAG GCAAGGGGCTGCCACCCACGGGTGAGCTCCACATCTGGGtgaaggatgctcagagcctcgTCCCCTTGCAGAGCAGCACCGTGGACGCCTTCGTGCAGTG CTACGTTCTGCCAGATGACAGCAAGGCCAGCAGGCAGAAGACCCGGGTGGTGAAGAGGAGCCTCAACCCCCTCTTCAACCACACCATGGTCTACGATGGCTTCCAGGCCAAGGACCTGGCTGAGGCCTGTGCTGAGTTCACCCTCTGGCACCACGAAGCCTTTTCCAAACGTCAGCTGGGTGGCATCCGGCTCAGCCTGGGCACAG GGAGCAGCTATGGGCTGCCCGTGGGCTGGATGGATTCCACGGCTGAGGAACGGGGGGTCTGGGggaagctgctccagcagcccgGGCACTGGGTGGAAGCACTGCTGCCCCTGAGAACCAACCTGGTCCCCCGGGGATGA